The genomic window TTATCAAGAACAGCAATTTCTTATTGCTTTCTTATTCCCTATTTCCTTGCCGACTAAGTCTGAACTGCCTCGGAAAAATATTTGTCTTGTCTTCTGAAATCCACTTCggaaaagtatatatacaaatgctCCGATTGCTGGGCAAGTGAATTAGAGATCTTATGCAAGGAGACAAACTTGACTTCTTAGGTACAGCCGAGACTTGGaatttttcttccatgaattaCTGGGTAtctctattactattattattttgaagcTACTATTCATTGGAATCCAATTTTGTAGACATTCTTAGGCATTTCAGTCAAGATATGGAGAGAAGACCTCATAGTTATCTGCAGTCTCTTCTCATTGGAATGTAAGCGTCTAGATGAGAGACTATAGCTTTTCTTAGTTTCCAACATTGGGTGGGAATGACAGCTGACTCTTACTGGGCATTTCACAAAGTGCTTGtgcattctttctttcatttaatcttcacaacgcTGTGAAGAAAGAACTAAAGTTATTGTCCCCATGttccagaagagaaaactgaggctcagaaaggtgaTGCCACTTGTCCAGGTCCCAAGAATTAGAAGCTAACTCTCACGGTCCAGTTTACTGTATGAAGTACACTGAAATGCAGGTATTGACAATGAAATGCTTTAAATATCATTTTCAGCTATACATATACAGAAAAAAGGGAGTTCCAAGCAATTGGAAAAATTCTAATGAGAAGTTGCCCAAATTAGAAAATTTACattacaaattagaaaattagaaaagttaCAACTTAAACCTGTGAAATGAAAAGGTTAAATACAGGGCAGCTAATGAATTTACTCTGTACAGATTTATGCTGTATACCCTGGCAACTGAATCTGCTGGGGCAAGCATTTTAACATCATAGTACCATACTTCTTCCTGTGGTCaattaaatatatgatttattcAGTTTCAAAGAACATATGCCAAGgactaggaaaaaaaagatgataaaggAAGTAGGAGTAGGCCTCTAGAATCAGGAAATATCTATACTTACTGCAGAAACAGCAAAAAAATCCAGACTCTATTTATCCTTGAATTCATAAACAATGAACCAACTATCAATTATTAATCAAGAACTATTTGCCTAAGTAAGCAAAAAGTGAAACAGTCCctacccttaaggagtttacattctaagagagaaaacatgtacctacaaaaatatatacataagacataagaaaaaagaatggacaAGAGATTTTATCTAATAAGGTATTTTATGATTTGTAAAAGGTAAGAAGACCTGTTAGAACAAACCTGTCAAACTGAAAGACTATTCATATGGCTTTTAGAGAACCAACATTTTAAAAGCATGACAAACCTGCACAAACAGCAGCTATGAGgcctttgtttttctcttgttcCTTCAGTAGAGTTTTCACAACAGGGctctacaaaaaaagaaaaataacatataaagtaGTCACTAATCCACAAATCAGTCCTGTTTATTAAGAATGCAAATAGAacctaaaaaatataaaaactccCCAACTAAAATTTAGAGATagtatacaaaaaagaaaattaatacaattcttaaatattttttatttttaaaacataagcAAATTTATAATTCCATACCATTAGTTTCACACCTTATATATCACCCCCCTCCTAGAATTTAATGACaccaaaaatatgaaatataaatagaTTCTTGAATGCTTTCTTTAGATTGTTACCTCACACAAGTTTTGTGCACCCAGATTGCCTCCTGGTAGGACTATCACATCATATGGGccctaaatataaaaaaaagacaaaagcaatAAAGTACATTAAAGAGAAACCCTTTCAAATTCTAAAAAAGAGAGCTAAAACAAGCTGTAAAGGACATTCagaaaaaatggaatttgggATAAAAGTGATCAAAACTATTAATGTCTTTTAAGACGTTTAATTCAAAAATTTcagtttaaaaattatattagctAATATTTAAAAAAGTGCTTTAACAATGTGTCTTACATATGTTTCGTTTGCTCCTCAAAACCATCTTGGGAAGTAAGTGCTTTTACTTATTTTAGTTAgctatgagaaaactgaggcagacaaaggttaaagcGACTTGTTCAGTATTACATGGCAAcaaagcagaattcaaactcaggtcttcctaactccaagtctagtacttTTCCCACTATGTTCCATTTATCAATTTGCTAAAAATATAAGCTATCAATTTGGTTTAATAGCAGTTTTGagtgtttctttttaaatctctaaGAAAGCAAAATGAGAAACTTGAAAAAGTTGAGCACACAGTGAATACAGTAATATAACATACTGAGATGCAAGCAACATTGTTTTGAAGACCCCAATttctctgtatttaaaaaaaaactaacattGAGTACCAAAACAAAGATTTAATCATCTAAGTACCACAGCAAAGAAAACCGAGAAAACAGAAATTGTAAcacttttctttctcaatttaaGCATTCCATTTTTAAGCATCAAGTTTTATACTTAATTACAAATTCCCTATGACTTTTATCATTAGCATCTGTCTTTAGAAGGAAAAgagctttctcttctctctcaaaatttaaaaattcattcattaaataataTTCTCACCCATAGCCCCAAATTTAAGGCACCCCAATTTTTCTATATGCAGATTGACCCCCTTAGATTTCTCCCACACTTTTCCTGACCAAACATCTGGGAATGAGTTTCTCCAAATTCATTTTGGATGATGACATCATTAAATAGGTCAATGTAAAAATCTGGAAACTTTTCTCATTTAAGTTCTTAGATCAAGGTAAAGAAAATAATGGTAAAGGGATTTATTTATGCTAATCAAGTATTTCATTCTCTTTCAATCAAGAGGCTAATCAAATGCTCCACTTAAGAGTAAACATGTAAATATTTGTGCTCctttggaaatgaaataaaggaTTATGAGAAtaagaaaagtcaaggaaatcAAGTGCTAATCATAGTCTCTCTGGCCCAAGTTTTGTTTTGGTAACCTTCAGGAGAGGAGCAGAATAGGAGGTTAGATAACTAGATTACATTGTTGTACAGAAATAGGAAATCCCAAAATGAGCAAACTTTGTGCCAGTTATACAATGTAATAAACAAGATTACACAATGTTTTAGAAAACCACCTCTCAACAGGGAACAAATCACGATTAAACTTCTAGAATCCACTATGACATAATGaataaggaaaatgttttaagaaatatttctgattaaaaaaaaggacaaaccTGCTTTTTTGCATCCTCTAGACTCTCATCAGGGCAAATGAATACATCCCTACTACATTGTACTGGGTCCTTTCCAGAAAGACCTGCAAGAACGACTTttatctgaaaaacaaaaataattcccaTTTTCCTATTGAAGAAACTGATCATTTACTGGGCAACAAATTCATTATGAATCAATAATGTGATATGGCAGTCTAAAAAGCTAAGATTTTAGATTGCTTTGAAAGAGGCTTATGCCCAAGACCAGGGAAGTGATTGACCTAGTTCTATTCTATTCTGGCTAGAGTGTATCTAGCCTACTATTTTCAGTTCATATTTTGGAAAGAGGAAGTACAATTAGGATGGGGAAGAGACTAGGATTATGCCATACAAGGTTCAGGTTAAAGAACTGGGTAAATTTAGcctcaaaatgaaaaaaggaggtAGATACTTTTTAATACTTGTCTTCAAGTATTAAAGGCATCatttggaagaaggattagatgtCTGCTAATACAGAACAAGAAAcaagcaagttaaaaaaaaaaaggaaaatttagtcTTGCCCCTTAAGATAACTTCCTGGAAAGGCTAAATATGGGACTGGCAACCAGCTGAAATATTGGGTTCCCTCTCCGTGGAGGTCTTCAAAGAGGGGCTGGAGGACCTCTGGTGAGAGATATCATCGTCAGGATTCTTGGCTATGGGAGCCTTGCTTTGAACTCAATAGCCTCTGATGTAATCTTAAGTGGTGGAAGGGATATTTTAATAGATTCCTTTATTTTACTGTTTAATCTGTTGCCAAGATGTTGCCAAAAattataatgaacatttatttcacTAAACTGCTGTATGTTTTGATCACTACATACTTTGATTACTCTGTGACCCCATCAATGAGAGTAGGAACTCCTTCTACAACATCCATTCaaatcctgggcaaatctctgTGTCCTTCTGCACAGAAGTCCGCCATACATCCTGTCTCCCATCCCCAGCAAGTATTCCAAAtgcaaaatgataaaaatgagttGGCTTTACATTTAACATTGATGATTTATATCAGCTGTGgagatttacattttattttaaatttcaaaaagttttttgacaataaatatgccaatctaggtgatatggataaatatttacaaaaagacataaaagaaatCCACAGATAAGTTGACAGAAATGATCTGCATACTTACTCCAGCCCTCCTCATCAGATCAACAGGGATAACTGTTTCCATCTCCTCTGCTCCTTTAGCCAGAATGACTAATGCCTTTTTTGAAGccattttttaatcttatttttttaataaacacaaTTACTCCACTGAACCTTTTATTGCAACGAAGAAATggacaaaattttaatttgagaATCTTCTCAGTCGGTAGAACAAACACCTCCTAGGGAAAATGCAGAGTTTAGGCAGTTAGACAATGGTAAAAATTATTATCCTTTGACATTTTCAAAAGCACCGACTTTTACACAGTATTATAACAACTAATTGATTTGTTACATATTTCTAAGGAGAGTTGAGTTTAGCAAATATATTCTCATGAGTCATGATAGGagaaattcatattaaaaaatgcaTCTGAGTTGTATATACAATTATACATGGCTTTTTCACATAGTATTTCTCCTTTAGCAAGAAGGAAAATTCTACTTCACAGCACATGACTAAACTTTATTACGTGggcaaaaaaatatatagtattttgTAGTTATCTTCAGAGATTTTAGAGAGGAATTTTTAGCACTAATCTTTGAATCTGTTTTATATTAACAATGGCCAATATTTTACATATCTTTTTTAAGAAGAGAAGACAGGGCATTACCCCATACCAAACTTAAAGGTGAacaagatcattttatttttttaattgtttttacttACAAGCCATTTGTAACCCAGCTCTTATCTCAATCTTTCATTCTTTTAC from Monodelphis domestica isolate mMonDom1 chromosome 4, mMonDom1.pri, whole genome shotgun sequence includes these protein-coding regions:
- the PARK7 gene encoding Parkinson disease protein 7, giving the protein MASKKALVILAKGAEEMETVIPVDLMRRAGIKVVLAGLSGKDPVQCSRDVFICPDESLEDAKKQGPYDVIVLPGGNLGAQNLCESPVVKTLLKEQEKNKGLIAAVCAGPTALLAHEIGFGSKVTTHPLAKDKMMNGSHYTYTESRVEKDGNILTSRGPGTSFEFGLAIIAELMGKSVVDQVKGPLVLKD